One region of Vidua macroura isolate BioBank_ID:100142 chromosome 21, ASM2450914v1, whole genome shotgun sequence genomic DNA includes:
- the RALGDS gene encoding ral guanine nucleotide dissociation stimulator isoform X2, whose protein sequence is MVSRRRAPPHHVPAGPERMFEGCRRARSLWGGVRLEVAGESSPVVLHSFTQLDPDLPPLESSTQEIGEELEDGVIYSISLRKVQLHHTANKGQRWLGFENESALNLYETCKVRTIKAGTLEKLVEYLVSAFKGNDSTYVTIFLCTYRAFATTKQVLDLLLNRYGKLHVQANGDHARHTVDERMELKNTISSILGAWLDQYSEDFRKPPDFACLKQLISYVRHNIPGSDLERRARILLAQFQQQEQSEAEAEAVDHGSCTFQLVEENGVGDGKPDFLSFSPEMVAEQFTLMDAELFKKVVPYHCLGCIWSQRDKKGKEHLAPTIRATVSQFNSVANCVIATCLGDRSLKPQQRAKVVERWIEVARECRILKNFSSLRAILSALQCNAVHRLKKTWDEVLRESFRTFHELSEIFSDENNHSLSRELLIKEGTSKFATLEINPKRAQKRQQQQREMGVMQGTIPYLGTFLTDLVMLDTAMKDFLDGGLINFEKRRKEFEVIAQIKLLQSACNNYSFTQEDQFVEWFHSLERLSEAESYGLSCEIEPLSESASNTLKAKKNTGIIKRWSDRQPPSTEPCASGSSHSKSFDQLKCGQYLCSGDATDSVSVTSAGSSSSDVEEINISFIPESPDCQEKKRWYAPSVADGEAKPTVSSASPLLPALQFWESTSLSSLDTSGIGSGSSSASSSSVSSTPVTASRTHKRSVSGISSYSSLSLPLYNQQVDDCCIIRVSLAVDNGNMYKSILVTSQDKTPVVIRKAMAKHNLDGDRPEDYELVQIISEERELKIPDNANVFYAMNSAANYDFVLKKRGFSKGVKIKHGSSSTLPRMKQKGLKIAKGIF, encoded by the exons ATGGTGagccgccgccgggccccgccgcaCCATGTCCCCGCCGGCCCCGAGAGGATGTTCGAGGGCTGCCGGCGGGCGCGGAGCCTCTGGGGCGGCGTCAGGCTGGAGGTGGCCGGCGAGAGCAGCCCCGTGGTGCTGCACAGCTTCACGCAGCTCGACCCCGACCTGCCGCCGCTGGAG AGCTCCACACAGGAGATCGGAGAAGAGCTGGAGGATGGTGTGATCTACAGCATATCCCTCCGGAAAGTGCAGCTCCACCACACGGCCAACAAAGGGCAGCGCTGGCTGGGG TTTGAGAATGAGTCAGCCTTAAACCTCTACGAGACGTGCAAGGTGCGGACGATAAAAGCCGGGACCTTGGAGAAGCTGGTGGAGTACCTGGTCTCAGCCTTCAAGGGCAATGACTCCACCTATGTCACCATCTTCCTGTGCACCTACCGGGCCTTCGCCACCACCAAGCAAGTGCTGGACCTGCTGCTTAACAG GTATGGCAAACTCCACGTGCAGGCAAACGGGGACCACGCCAGGCACACTGTGGACGAGAGGATGGAGCTGAAGAA caccaTCTCCTCCATCCTGGGGGCCTGGCTGGACCAGTACTCGGAGGATTTCCGCAAGCCCCCCGACTTTGCCTGCCTCAAGCAGCTCATCTCCTACGTGCGCCACAACATCCCCGGCTCCGACCTGGAGCGCCGAGCCCGCATCCTGCTGGCCCAGTtccagcagcaagagcagagcGAGGCCGAGGCTGAAG ctgtggaCCACGGCAGCTGCACCTTCCAGCTGGTGGAAGAGAACGGGGTTGGGGATGGGAAGCCagatttcctctccttctccccagAGATGGTGGCAGAACAGTTCACACTGATGGATGCT GAGCTGTTCAAGAAAGTGGTGCCTTACCACTGCCTGGGCTGTATCTGGTCCCAGAGGGACAAGAAGGGCAAAGAGCACCTGGCCCCCACCATCCGTGCCACAGTCTCCCAGTTCAACAGTGTGGCCAACTGTGTCATCGCCACTTGTCTCGGGGACAGGTCCCTGAAGCCGCAGCAGAGGGCCAAGGTGGTGGAGCGGTGGATCGAAGTGGCTCGG GAGTGCCGCATCCTGAAGAACTTCTCCTCGCTCCGAGCCATCCTCTCGGCCCTGCAGTGCAACGCCGTGCACCGGCTGAAGAAGACCTGGGACGAGGTCCTGCG GGAGAGCTTCCGCACGTTCCATGAGCTCTCAGAGATCTTCTCCGACGAGAACAACCACTCGCTGAGCCGGGAGCTTCTCATCAAG GAGGGCACATCCAAATTTGCCACCTTGGAGATCAACCCAAAGAGGGCTCAGaagcggcagcagcagcagcgagaGATG GGCGTGATGCAGGGCACCATTCCCTACCTTGGCACCTTCCTGACGGACCTGGTGATGCTGGACACGGCCATGAAGGATTTCCTGGAT ggtGGGCTGATCAACTttgagaagagaaggaag GAGTTCGAAGTCATTGCGCAGATCAAGCTGCTCCAGTCAGCCTGCAACAACTACAGCTTCACCCAGGAGGACCAGTTCGTGGAGTGGTTCCACAGCCTGGAGCGGCTCAGTGAGGCCGAGAG ctaTGGGCTGTCGTGTGAGATTGAGCCACTGTCAGAGTCAGCCAGCAACACGTTGAAGGCCAAGAAAAACACGGGCATCATCAAGAGATGGAGCGA CCGGCAGCCACCGAGCACCGAGCCCTGTGCCAGCGGCAGCTCCCACTCGAAATCCTTCGACCAGCTCAAGTGTGGGCAGTACCTGTGCAGTGGGGACGCCACTGACTCGGTGAGCGTCACCTCGGccggctccagcagctccgACGTCGAGGAGATCAACATCAGCTTCATCCCCGAGTCCCCCGACTGCCAGGAGAAGAAG CGCTGGTACGCCCCGTCTGTGGCCGATGGAGAAGCTAAACCCACTGTGTCCTCCGcatcccctctcctccctgccctccagTTCTGGGAATCCacctccctctcttccctggACACGTCAGGCATCGGCTCAGGCTCCAGCAGTGCCTCCTCCTCTTCCGTCTCCTCCACGCCGGTGACGGCCTCCCGCACACACAAGCGCTCGGTCTCCGGCATCTCCAGCTACTCCTCACTCTCGCTGCCCCTCTACAACCAGCAGGTCGACGACTGCTGCATCATCCGAGTCAGCCTGGCTGTGGACAACGGCAACATGTACAAGAGCATCCTG GTGACGAGCCAGGACAAGACCCCCGTGGTTATTCGCAAGGCCATGGCCAAACACAACCTGGATGGGGACCGGCCTGAAGACTATGAGCTTGTCCAGATCATCTCGGAGGAgagag AGCTGAAGATCCCCGACAACGCCAATGTCTTCTACGCCATGAACTCCGCTGCCAACTATGACTTTGTGCTCAAGAAGCGGGGCTTCTCCAAGGGGGTGAAGATCAAGCACGGCTCCAGCTCCACCCTGCCCAGGATGAAGCAGAAAGGCCTGAAGATCGCCAAGGGCATCTTCTAg
- the RALGDS gene encoding ral guanine nucleotide dissociation stimulator isoform X4: protein MMIDSQSSTQEIGEELEDGVIYSISLRKVQLHHTANKGQRWLGFENESALNLYETCKVRTIKAGTLEKLVEYLVSAFKGNDSTYVTIFLCTYRAFATTKQVLDLLLNRYGKLHVQANGDHARHTVDERMELKNTISSILGAWLDQYSEDFRKPPDFACLKQLISYVRHNIPGSDLERRARILLAQFQQQEQSEAEAEAVDHGSCTFQLVEENGVGDGKPDFLSFSPEMVAEQFTLMDAELFKKVVPYHCLGCIWSQRDKKGKEHLAPTIRATVSQFNSVANCVIATCLGDRSLKPQQRAKVVERWIEVARECRILKNFSSLRAILSALQCNAVHRLKKTWDEVLRESFRTFHELSEIFSDENNHSLSRELLIKEGTSKFATLEINPKRAQKRQQQQREMGVMQGTIPYLGTFLTDLVMLDTAMKDFLDGGLINFEKRRKEFEVIAQIKLLQSACNNYSFTQEDQFVEWFHSLERLSEAESYGLSCEIEPLSESASNTLKAKKNTGIIKRWSDRQPPSTEPCASGSSHSKSFDQLKCGQYLCSGDATDSVSVTSAGSSSSDVEEINISFIPESPDCQEKKVSEIPLASLPQRWYAPSVADGEAKPTVSSASPLLPALQFWESTSLSSLDTSGIGSGSSSASSSSVSSTPVTASRTHKRSVSGISSYSSLSLPLYNQQVDDCCIIRVSLAVDNGNMYKSILVTSQDKTPVVIRKAMAKHNLDGDRPEDYELVQIISEERELKIPDNANVFYAMNSAANYDFVLKKRGFSKGVKIKHGSSSTLPRMKQKGLKIAKGIF, encoded by the exons AGCTCCACACAGGAGATCGGAGAAGAGCTGGAGGATGGTGTGATCTACAGCATATCCCTCCGGAAAGTGCAGCTCCACCACACGGCCAACAAAGGGCAGCGCTGGCTGGGG TTTGAGAATGAGTCAGCCTTAAACCTCTACGAGACGTGCAAGGTGCGGACGATAAAAGCCGGGACCTTGGAGAAGCTGGTGGAGTACCTGGTCTCAGCCTTCAAGGGCAATGACTCCACCTATGTCACCATCTTCCTGTGCACCTACCGGGCCTTCGCCACCACCAAGCAAGTGCTGGACCTGCTGCTTAACAG GTATGGCAAACTCCACGTGCAGGCAAACGGGGACCACGCCAGGCACACTGTGGACGAGAGGATGGAGCTGAAGAA caccaTCTCCTCCATCCTGGGGGCCTGGCTGGACCAGTACTCGGAGGATTTCCGCAAGCCCCCCGACTTTGCCTGCCTCAAGCAGCTCATCTCCTACGTGCGCCACAACATCCCCGGCTCCGACCTGGAGCGCCGAGCCCGCATCCTGCTGGCCCAGTtccagcagcaagagcagagcGAGGCCGAGGCTGAAG ctgtggaCCACGGCAGCTGCACCTTCCAGCTGGTGGAAGAGAACGGGGTTGGGGATGGGAAGCCagatttcctctccttctccccagAGATGGTGGCAGAACAGTTCACACTGATGGATGCT GAGCTGTTCAAGAAAGTGGTGCCTTACCACTGCCTGGGCTGTATCTGGTCCCAGAGGGACAAGAAGGGCAAAGAGCACCTGGCCCCCACCATCCGTGCCACAGTCTCCCAGTTCAACAGTGTGGCCAACTGTGTCATCGCCACTTGTCTCGGGGACAGGTCCCTGAAGCCGCAGCAGAGGGCCAAGGTGGTGGAGCGGTGGATCGAAGTGGCTCGG GAGTGCCGCATCCTGAAGAACTTCTCCTCGCTCCGAGCCATCCTCTCGGCCCTGCAGTGCAACGCCGTGCACCGGCTGAAGAAGACCTGGGACGAGGTCCTGCG GGAGAGCTTCCGCACGTTCCATGAGCTCTCAGAGATCTTCTCCGACGAGAACAACCACTCGCTGAGCCGGGAGCTTCTCATCAAG GAGGGCACATCCAAATTTGCCACCTTGGAGATCAACCCAAAGAGGGCTCAGaagcggcagcagcagcagcgagaGATG GGCGTGATGCAGGGCACCATTCCCTACCTTGGCACCTTCCTGACGGACCTGGTGATGCTGGACACGGCCATGAAGGATTTCCTGGAT ggtGGGCTGATCAACTttgagaagagaaggaag GAGTTCGAAGTCATTGCGCAGATCAAGCTGCTCCAGTCAGCCTGCAACAACTACAGCTTCACCCAGGAGGACCAGTTCGTGGAGTGGTTCCACAGCCTGGAGCGGCTCAGTGAGGCCGAGAG ctaTGGGCTGTCGTGTGAGATTGAGCCACTGTCAGAGTCAGCCAGCAACACGTTGAAGGCCAAGAAAAACACGGGCATCATCAAGAGATGGAGCGA CCGGCAGCCACCGAGCACCGAGCCCTGTGCCAGCGGCAGCTCCCACTCGAAATCCTTCGACCAGCTCAAGTGTGGGCAGTACCTGTGCAGTGGGGACGCCACTGACTCGGTGAGCGTCACCTCGGccggctccagcagctccgACGTCGAGGAGATCAACATCAGCTTCATCCCCGAGTCCCCCGACTGCCAGGAGAAGAAG GTCAGTGAGATCCCTCTGGCCTCCCTCCCCCAGCGCTGGTACGCCCCGTCTGTGGCCGATGGAGAAGCTAAACCCACTGTGTCCTCCGcatcccctctcctccctgccctccagTTCTGGGAATCCacctccctctcttccctggACACGTCAGGCATCGGCTCAGGCTCCAGCAGTGCCTCCTCCTCTTCCGTCTCCTCCACGCCGGTGACGGCCTCCCGCACACACAAGCGCTCGGTCTCCGGCATCTCCAGCTACTCCTCACTCTCGCTGCCCCTCTACAACCAGCAGGTCGACGACTGCTGCATCATCCGAGTCAGCCTGGCTGTGGACAACGGCAACATGTACAAGAGCATCCTG GTGACGAGCCAGGACAAGACCCCCGTGGTTATTCGCAAGGCCATGGCCAAACACAACCTGGATGGGGACCGGCCTGAAGACTATGAGCTTGTCCAGATCATCTCGGAGGAgagag AGCTGAAGATCCCCGACAACGCCAATGTCTTCTACGCCATGAACTCCGCTGCCAACTATGACTTTGTGCTCAAGAAGCGGGGCTTCTCCAAGGGGGTGAAGATCAAGCACGGCTCCAGCTCCACCCTGCCCAGGATGAAGCAGAAAGGCCTGAAGATCGCCAAGGGCATCTTCTAg
- the RALGDS gene encoding ral guanine nucleotide dissociation stimulator isoform X3 gives MVSRRRAPPHHVPAGPERMFEGCRRARSLWGGVRLEVAGESSPVVLHSFTQLDPDLPPLESSTQEIGEELEDGVIYSISLRKVQLHHTANKGQRWLGFENESALNLYETCKVRTIKAGTLEKLVEYLVSAFKGNDSTYVTIFLCTYRAFATTKQVLDLLLNRYGKLHVQANGDHARHTVDERMELKNTISSILGAWLDQYSEDFRKPPDFACLKQLISYVRHNIPGSDLERRARILLAQFQQQEQSEAEAEAVDHGSCTFQLVEENGVGDGKPDFLSFSPEMVAEQFTLMDAELFKKVVPYHCLGCIWSQRDKKGKEHLAPTIRATVSQFNSVANCVIATCLGDRSLKPQQRAKVVERWIEVARECRILKNFSSLRAILSALQCNAVHRLKKTWDEVLRESFRTFHELSEIFSDENNHSLSRELLIKEGTSKFATLEINPKRAQKRQQQQREMGVMQGTIPYLGTFLTDLVMLDTAMKDFLDGGLINFEKRRKEFEVIAQIKLLQSACNNYSFTQEDQFVEWFHSLERLSEAESYGLSCEIEPLSESASNTLKAKKNTGIIKRWSDRQPPSTEPCASGSSHSKSFDQLKCGQYLCSGDATDSVSVTSAGSSSSDVEEINISFIPESPDCQEKKFWESTSLSSLDTSGIGSGSSSASSSSVSSTPVTASRTHKRSVSGISSYSSLSLPLYNQQVDDCCIIRVSLAVDNGNMYKSILVTSQDKTPVVIRKAMAKHNLDGDRPEDYELVQIISEERELKIPDNANVFYAMNSAANYDFVLKKRGFSKGVKIKHGSSSTLPRMKQKGLKIAKGIF, from the exons ATGGTGagccgccgccgggccccgccgcaCCATGTCCCCGCCGGCCCCGAGAGGATGTTCGAGGGCTGCCGGCGGGCGCGGAGCCTCTGGGGCGGCGTCAGGCTGGAGGTGGCCGGCGAGAGCAGCCCCGTGGTGCTGCACAGCTTCACGCAGCTCGACCCCGACCTGCCGCCGCTGGAG AGCTCCACACAGGAGATCGGAGAAGAGCTGGAGGATGGTGTGATCTACAGCATATCCCTCCGGAAAGTGCAGCTCCACCACACGGCCAACAAAGGGCAGCGCTGGCTGGGG TTTGAGAATGAGTCAGCCTTAAACCTCTACGAGACGTGCAAGGTGCGGACGATAAAAGCCGGGACCTTGGAGAAGCTGGTGGAGTACCTGGTCTCAGCCTTCAAGGGCAATGACTCCACCTATGTCACCATCTTCCTGTGCACCTACCGGGCCTTCGCCACCACCAAGCAAGTGCTGGACCTGCTGCTTAACAG GTATGGCAAACTCCACGTGCAGGCAAACGGGGACCACGCCAGGCACACTGTGGACGAGAGGATGGAGCTGAAGAA caccaTCTCCTCCATCCTGGGGGCCTGGCTGGACCAGTACTCGGAGGATTTCCGCAAGCCCCCCGACTTTGCCTGCCTCAAGCAGCTCATCTCCTACGTGCGCCACAACATCCCCGGCTCCGACCTGGAGCGCCGAGCCCGCATCCTGCTGGCCCAGTtccagcagcaagagcagagcGAGGCCGAGGCTGAAG ctgtggaCCACGGCAGCTGCACCTTCCAGCTGGTGGAAGAGAACGGGGTTGGGGATGGGAAGCCagatttcctctccttctccccagAGATGGTGGCAGAACAGTTCACACTGATGGATGCT GAGCTGTTCAAGAAAGTGGTGCCTTACCACTGCCTGGGCTGTATCTGGTCCCAGAGGGACAAGAAGGGCAAAGAGCACCTGGCCCCCACCATCCGTGCCACAGTCTCCCAGTTCAACAGTGTGGCCAACTGTGTCATCGCCACTTGTCTCGGGGACAGGTCCCTGAAGCCGCAGCAGAGGGCCAAGGTGGTGGAGCGGTGGATCGAAGTGGCTCGG GAGTGCCGCATCCTGAAGAACTTCTCCTCGCTCCGAGCCATCCTCTCGGCCCTGCAGTGCAACGCCGTGCACCGGCTGAAGAAGACCTGGGACGAGGTCCTGCG GGAGAGCTTCCGCACGTTCCATGAGCTCTCAGAGATCTTCTCCGACGAGAACAACCACTCGCTGAGCCGGGAGCTTCTCATCAAG GAGGGCACATCCAAATTTGCCACCTTGGAGATCAACCCAAAGAGGGCTCAGaagcggcagcagcagcagcgagaGATG GGCGTGATGCAGGGCACCATTCCCTACCTTGGCACCTTCCTGACGGACCTGGTGATGCTGGACACGGCCATGAAGGATTTCCTGGAT ggtGGGCTGATCAACTttgagaagagaaggaag GAGTTCGAAGTCATTGCGCAGATCAAGCTGCTCCAGTCAGCCTGCAACAACTACAGCTTCACCCAGGAGGACCAGTTCGTGGAGTGGTTCCACAGCCTGGAGCGGCTCAGTGAGGCCGAGAG ctaTGGGCTGTCGTGTGAGATTGAGCCACTGTCAGAGTCAGCCAGCAACACGTTGAAGGCCAAGAAAAACACGGGCATCATCAAGAGATGGAGCGA CCGGCAGCCACCGAGCACCGAGCCCTGTGCCAGCGGCAGCTCCCACTCGAAATCCTTCGACCAGCTCAAGTGTGGGCAGTACCTGTGCAGTGGGGACGCCACTGACTCGGTGAGCGTCACCTCGGccggctccagcagctccgACGTCGAGGAGATCAACATCAGCTTCATCCCCGAGTCCCCCGACTGCCAGGAGAAGAAG TTCTGGGAATCCacctccctctcttccctggACACGTCAGGCATCGGCTCAGGCTCCAGCAGTGCCTCCTCCTCTTCCGTCTCCTCCACGCCGGTGACGGCCTCCCGCACACACAAGCGCTCGGTCTCCGGCATCTCCAGCTACTCCTCACTCTCGCTGCCCCTCTACAACCAGCAGGTCGACGACTGCTGCATCATCCGAGTCAGCCTGGCTGTGGACAACGGCAACATGTACAAGAGCATCCTG GTGACGAGCCAGGACAAGACCCCCGTGGTTATTCGCAAGGCCATGGCCAAACACAACCTGGATGGGGACCGGCCTGAAGACTATGAGCTTGTCCAGATCATCTCGGAGGAgagag AGCTGAAGATCCCCGACAACGCCAATGTCTTCTACGCCATGAACTCCGCTGCCAACTATGACTTTGTGCTCAAGAAGCGGGGCTTCTCCAAGGGGGTGAAGATCAAGCACGGCTCCAGCTCCACCCTGCCCAGGATGAAGCAGAAAGGCCTGAAGATCGCCAAGGGCATCTTCTAg
- the RALGDS gene encoding ral guanine nucleotide dissociation stimulator isoform X1, producing the protein MVSRRRAPPHHVPAGPERMFEGCRRARSLWGGVRLEVAGESSPVVLHSFTQLDPDLPPLESSTQEIGEELEDGVIYSISLRKVQLHHTANKGQRWLGFENESALNLYETCKVRTIKAGTLEKLVEYLVSAFKGNDSTYVTIFLCTYRAFATTKQVLDLLLNRYGKLHVQANGDHARHTVDERMELKNTISSILGAWLDQYSEDFRKPPDFACLKQLISYVRHNIPGSDLERRARILLAQFQQQEQSEAEAEAVDHGSCTFQLVEENGVGDGKPDFLSFSPEMVAEQFTLMDAELFKKVVPYHCLGCIWSQRDKKGKEHLAPTIRATVSQFNSVANCVIATCLGDRSLKPQQRAKVVERWIEVARECRILKNFSSLRAILSALQCNAVHRLKKTWDEVLRESFRTFHELSEIFSDENNHSLSRELLIKEGTSKFATLEINPKRAQKRQQQQREMGVMQGTIPYLGTFLTDLVMLDTAMKDFLDGGLINFEKRRKEFEVIAQIKLLQSACNNYSFTQEDQFVEWFHSLERLSEAESYGLSCEIEPLSESASNTLKAKKNTGIIKRWSDRQPPSTEPCASGSSHSKSFDQLKCGQYLCSGDATDSVSVTSAGSSSSDVEEINISFIPESPDCQEKKVSEIPLASLPQRWYAPSVADGEAKPTVSSASPLLPALQFWESTSLSSLDTSGIGSGSSSASSSSVSSTPVTASRTHKRSVSGISSYSSLSLPLYNQQVDDCCIIRVSLAVDNGNMYKSILVTSQDKTPVVIRKAMAKHNLDGDRPEDYELVQIISEERELKIPDNANVFYAMNSAANYDFVLKKRGFSKGVKIKHGSSSTLPRMKQKGLKIAKGIF; encoded by the exons ATGGTGagccgccgccgggccccgccgcaCCATGTCCCCGCCGGCCCCGAGAGGATGTTCGAGGGCTGCCGGCGGGCGCGGAGCCTCTGGGGCGGCGTCAGGCTGGAGGTGGCCGGCGAGAGCAGCCCCGTGGTGCTGCACAGCTTCACGCAGCTCGACCCCGACCTGCCGCCGCTGGAG AGCTCCACACAGGAGATCGGAGAAGAGCTGGAGGATGGTGTGATCTACAGCATATCCCTCCGGAAAGTGCAGCTCCACCACACGGCCAACAAAGGGCAGCGCTGGCTGGGG TTTGAGAATGAGTCAGCCTTAAACCTCTACGAGACGTGCAAGGTGCGGACGATAAAAGCCGGGACCTTGGAGAAGCTGGTGGAGTACCTGGTCTCAGCCTTCAAGGGCAATGACTCCACCTATGTCACCATCTTCCTGTGCACCTACCGGGCCTTCGCCACCACCAAGCAAGTGCTGGACCTGCTGCTTAACAG GTATGGCAAACTCCACGTGCAGGCAAACGGGGACCACGCCAGGCACACTGTGGACGAGAGGATGGAGCTGAAGAA caccaTCTCCTCCATCCTGGGGGCCTGGCTGGACCAGTACTCGGAGGATTTCCGCAAGCCCCCCGACTTTGCCTGCCTCAAGCAGCTCATCTCCTACGTGCGCCACAACATCCCCGGCTCCGACCTGGAGCGCCGAGCCCGCATCCTGCTGGCCCAGTtccagcagcaagagcagagcGAGGCCGAGGCTGAAG ctgtggaCCACGGCAGCTGCACCTTCCAGCTGGTGGAAGAGAACGGGGTTGGGGATGGGAAGCCagatttcctctccttctccccagAGATGGTGGCAGAACAGTTCACACTGATGGATGCT GAGCTGTTCAAGAAAGTGGTGCCTTACCACTGCCTGGGCTGTATCTGGTCCCAGAGGGACAAGAAGGGCAAAGAGCACCTGGCCCCCACCATCCGTGCCACAGTCTCCCAGTTCAACAGTGTGGCCAACTGTGTCATCGCCACTTGTCTCGGGGACAGGTCCCTGAAGCCGCAGCAGAGGGCCAAGGTGGTGGAGCGGTGGATCGAAGTGGCTCGG GAGTGCCGCATCCTGAAGAACTTCTCCTCGCTCCGAGCCATCCTCTCGGCCCTGCAGTGCAACGCCGTGCACCGGCTGAAGAAGACCTGGGACGAGGTCCTGCG GGAGAGCTTCCGCACGTTCCATGAGCTCTCAGAGATCTTCTCCGACGAGAACAACCACTCGCTGAGCCGGGAGCTTCTCATCAAG GAGGGCACATCCAAATTTGCCACCTTGGAGATCAACCCAAAGAGGGCTCAGaagcggcagcagcagcagcgagaGATG GGCGTGATGCAGGGCACCATTCCCTACCTTGGCACCTTCCTGACGGACCTGGTGATGCTGGACACGGCCATGAAGGATTTCCTGGAT ggtGGGCTGATCAACTttgagaagagaaggaag GAGTTCGAAGTCATTGCGCAGATCAAGCTGCTCCAGTCAGCCTGCAACAACTACAGCTTCACCCAGGAGGACCAGTTCGTGGAGTGGTTCCACAGCCTGGAGCGGCTCAGTGAGGCCGAGAG ctaTGGGCTGTCGTGTGAGATTGAGCCACTGTCAGAGTCAGCCAGCAACACGTTGAAGGCCAAGAAAAACACGGGCATCATCAAGAGATGGAGCGA CCGGCAGCCACCGAGCACCGAGCCCTGTGCCAGCGGCAGCTCCCACTCGAAATCCTTCGACCAGCTCAAGTGTGGGCAGTACCTGTGCAGTGGGGACGCCACTGACTCGGTGAGCGTCACCTCGGccggctccagcagctccgACGTCGAGGAGATCAACATCAGCTTCATCCCCGAGTCCCCCGACTGCCAGGAGAAGAAG GTCAGTGAGATCCCTCTGGCCTCCCTCCCCCAGCGCTGGTACGCCCCGTCTGTGGCCGATGGAGAAGCTAAACCCACTGTGTCCTCCGcatcccctctcctccctgccctccagTTCTGGGAATCCacctccctctcttccctggACACGTCAGGCATCGGCTCAGGCTCCAGCAGTGCCTCCTCCTCTTCCGTCTCCTCCACGCCGGTGACGGCCTCCCGCACACACAAGCGCTCGGTCTCCGGCATCTCCAGCTACTCCTCACTCTCGCTGCCCCTCTACAACCAGCAGGTCGACGACTGCTGCATCATCCGAGTCAGCCTGGCTGTGGACAACGGCAACATGTACAAGAGCATCCTG GTGACGAGCCAGGACAAGACCCCCGTGGTTATTCGCAAGGCCATGGCCAAACACAACCTGGATGGGGACCGGCCTGAAGACTATGAGCTTGTCCAGATCATCTCGGAGGAgagag AGCTGAAGATCCCCGACAACGCCAATGTCTTCTACGCCATGAACTCCGCTGCCAACTATGACTTTGTGCTCAAGAAGCGGGGCTTCTCCAAGGGGGTGAAGATCAAGCACGGCTCCAGCTCCACCCTGCCCAGGATGAAGCAGAAAGGCCTGAAGATCGCCAAGGGCATCTTCTAg